GCGTTAATGCTGGCCGTGACGCGGAAAATTTGCGAGGCCGACCGCTTTGCTCGCGCGGGCGAATGGGAACATGGCGCCTTTCCCGGCGCATGGAAGATGAGCGGCAAGCGCTGTGGCATTGTTGGCATGGGCAATATTGGCCATGACATCGCCCAACGTGCCGCGGCATTCAATATGCCGATTCATTATTTCAGCCCACGGGAAGCGCGCAACAACCACTGGCAGCGCCATGACTCGCTTATCAAGCTGGCGAACGCGGTCGATTTTTTAGTGCTCACATTGCCAGGCGGTGCGAAAACGCAGCACATTATCAACCGTGAAGTGCTGGAAGCGCTGGGGCCGGAGGGCATTCTGATCAATATTGCGCGCGGCAGCGTGGTTGATACGGAGGCGTTAATCGCTGTGCTTCAGGAAGGGAAATTACGCGGCGCCGGGCTGGATGTGTTTGAAGAGGAACCGCATATTCCGCCCGCGCTGCGCAGCCTGCAAAACGTGGTGTTATTGCCGCATATCGCCAGTAATACCGCCGAAACGCGCCAGGCGATGGCGGATCTAACCATCAATAATCTGGTGAGCTATTTTGCGCAAGGGAAACTGCTGACGCCGGTGGTGTAAGCCAGTAACGAGGGGAACATGCCGGACAAGCCTGACGCTTATCCGGCACAGTTATCAGGCTTTGCGGCGTTTAAACATCCAGCCAATCAGCAGCAGCACAATCCACGCGAAGCCAACATACAGAGAGATGCGGGTGTCCGGGTGCCAGCCAATCAGCACAATAATAAACACGAGGAAAATCAACCCGGCAACGGTAGTGGCTACCCCACCAGGCACTTTGAATTTCAGCGCTTTCACTTCATCAGCAGAGAGACGGCGGCGGAAACCAATCTGCGAGAGCAGGATCATGATCCACACCCACACCGTGGCGAAGGTCGCCAACGAGGCAATCACCAGGAAGACATTTTCCGGCATGATGTAGTTCAGATAGACCGCCAGCAGCAGCGCGACCGTCATCACCATCACCGTGACCCACGGAATACCGCGACGCGAGGTTTTGGCGAACATCTTCGGCGCACTTCCCTGCTCAGCCATGCCGTGCAGCATCCGTCCGACACCGAACACATCGCTGTTGATGGCGGAAAGCGAGGCGGTCAACACCACAAAGTTAAGAATGCTGGCGGCAAAGGTGATACCCATATGCTGGAAGGTCAGCACAAACGGGCTGCCGTTAGTGCCTACCTGGTTCCATGGATAAATGGACATAATCACGAACAGCGTCCCAACATAGAACACCAGAATACGCAGCGGCACGGAGTTGATGGCGCGCGGGATCGACTTTTCCGGGTCTTTCGCTTCGCCGGCGGTGATACCAATGATCTCAATACCGCCGTAGGCGAACATCACCATCTGCAGCGCCATCACCGTGCCAAGCCAGCCATTGCTGAAGAAGCCGCCGTGGCTCCACAAGTTGCTGATGCCGGTCGGCTCACCACCGTTGCCAATCCCCCAGATGATGATGCCGAACCCGGCGACAATCATGATGATGATCGTGGCGACTTTAAAGAACGAGAACCAGAACTCCAGTTCGCCGAACACCTTCACGCTCATCAGGTTAATGGCGCAGATAATCAGCACCACGCTCAATACCCAAATCCAGTGCGGCACCGTCGGGAACCAGACGCCCATATAGATGCCGAAAGCGGTCACATCGGCAATGGCGACAATCAGGATTTCAAAACAGTAGGTCCAGCCGGTGATATAACCGGCCAGCGGGCCGAGATTTTCCTGCGCGTAGCGGGAGAAGGAACTGGCAGAAGGGTTATGCACGGACATTTCGCCCAGCGCACGCATAATGATATACGCGGCGACACCGCCAATAATGTAAGCCAGCAGCACGCTTGGCCCGGCCATTTTGATGGCGTCTGCGGAGCCGTAAAACAACCCGGTGCCAATCGCTGAACCCAGCGCCATAAAGCGAATGTGGCGGGTGCTTAGCCCACGCTTCAGCTTATTAGTACTTTCCATCGTTTCCACTGCCATTATTCAACACAAAAATAAAAAACCACGGAGCGCGTACCCCGTGGTTAAACAAACCGTGTTTGCTGCTGTTAATGCGCGCTGGAAGTCACTTGTCGTCCTGCAGCGCGATCCCAGATTGCGGCCAGAATCACCATCACCAGACTTGGCATCAACCAGGCCAGCCCCTGCTCCGCCAGCGGCAAGCGCTGTGTCCAGGCAGGAAGGTGTTCAGCAAACGCGGAGGCTTTCACGCCGTCAAGGATACCAAAAAGCAGGCTGATAAACATGACCGGTGCGATAACGCGTGTTGAACTGTTCCAGAAGGAGCGGGTAAAACTCAGCACCACCAGTACGATACAGGGCGGGTAGATCATCGTCAGCACCGGAATCGAAATCTGAATCAGGTGGCTCAACCCGAGGTTGGACACCGCCATTGAGAAGATACCCAGAATAAACACCAGCGCACGGTAAGAGAGCGGCAGATACTGCGCGAAAAACTCGGCACAGGCGCAGGTCAGGCCAACCGCCGTCACCAGGCAGGCGATGAAAATCAGTGCCGCCAGCAGGAAGCTGCCCGCACCGCCAAAGGTGTGCTGAACGTAAGCATGCAGAATGGCAGCGCCATTGGCAGATTGCTCAACCAGCGAAGAGCTGTCTGAGCCCAGGCGG
This genomic interval from Kosakonia sacchari SP1 contains the following:
- a CDS encoding 2-hydroxyacid dehydrogenase, translated to MSNKPEILVISEIPQAMIDTLERHFVVHRYWQPNAQALVRERASAIRGALTRAAKGISTALIEQLPALEVISGFGVGVDATDLNVCRQRGIKVSNTPNVLNECVADTGLALMLAVTRKICEADRFARAGEWEHGAFPGAWKMSGKRCGIVGMGNIGHDIAQRAAAFNMPIHYFSPREARNNHWQRHDSLIKLANAVDFLVLTLPGGAKTQHIINREVLEALGPEGILINIARGSVVDTEALIAVLQEGKLRGAGLDVFEEEPHIPPALRSLQNVVLLPHIASNTAETRQAMADLTINNLVSYFAQGKLLTPVV
- the proY gene encoding proline-specific permease ProY is translated as MESTNKLKRGLSTRHIRFMALGSAIGTGLFYGSADAIKMAGPSVLLAYIIGGVAAYIIMRALGEMSVHNPSASSFSRYAQENLGPLAGYITGWTYCFEILIVAIADVTAFGIYMGVWFPTVPHWIWVLSVVLIICAINLMSVKVFGELEFWFSFFKVATIIIMIVAGFGIIIWGIGNGGEPTGISNLWSHGGFFSNGWLGTVMALQMVMFAYGGIEIIGITAGEAKDPEKSIPRAINSVPLRILVFYVGTLFVIMSIYPWNQVGTNGSPFVLTFQHMGITFAASILNFVVLTASLSAINSDVFGVGRMLHGMAEQGSAPKMFAKTSRRGIPWVTVMVMTVALLLAVYLNYIMPENVFLVIASLATFATVWVWIMILLSQIGFRRRLSADEVKALKFKVPGGVATTVAGLIFLVFIIVLIGWHPDTRISLYVGFAWIVLLLIGWMFKRRKA